From the genome of Bacteroides sp. MSB163, one region includes:
- the lepB gene encoding signal peptidase I, whose amino-acid sequence MNKAWKITGAIIGIILVVVLLRGCVMTSYLIPSSGMENSLFQGERILVNKWSYGLRLPLMALWNYHRWGDNPVQKEDIIVFNNPANLSEPVISRRETFISRCIGVPGDTLLIDSLFSVIPSEKNAPDQKFLYTYPREKEKQLDSLLILLSICNNHLMGQDSVRNVRSFSRYEYYLLEQAMNGNCWIKLLNEGDSIEALRPLIVPGKGKPVRVYPWNRTLLRNTLVLHENKQAEIKNDTLYIDGKPVQHCYFTKDYYWVGANNSINLSDSRLFGFVPKDHIIGKASLIWFSKKTGTGLFNGYRWKRMWKTVR is encoded by the coding sequence ATGAATAAGGCTTGGAAAATAACGGGAGCAATCATCGGAATAATACTCGTTGTGGTGTTACTTCGGGGTTGCGTTATGACTTCCTATCTTATTCCTTCTTCGGGTATGGAGAATTCTTTGTTTCAGGGAGAGCGTATTCTCGTAAATAAATGGAGTTACGGTCTGCGCCTTCCCCTTATGGCATTGTGGAATTATCACCGTTGGGGGGACAACCCTGTACAAAAAGAGGATATCATTGTCTTCAATAATCCGGCTAATCTGTCAGAGCCTGTCATTTCCCGGCGCGAAACATTCATCAGTCGATGTATCGGCGTACCGGGAGATACCTTATTGATAGACTCCCTGTTCTCCGTAATTCCATCAGAAAAAAACGCTCCCGACCAGAAGTTTTTATATACTTATCCACGAGAAAAAGAAAAACAGCTGGATTCATTACTTATACTATTGTCCATATGTAACAACCACCTGATGGGACAAGATAGCGTAAGAAATGTACGTAGCTTCAGCCGTTATGAATATTATCTGCTGGAACAAGCGATGAATGGCAATTGCTGGATAAAGTTACTGAATGAAGGAGACTCCATAGAAGCCCTGCGCCCGTTGATTGTTCCCGGCAAAGGTAAACCGGTGCGTGTATATCCGTGGAACCGTACTTTACTACGCAACACGCTTGTGCTGCATGAGAATAAACAAGCTGAAATAAAGAACGATACTTTGTACATTGACGGAAAGCCTGTACAGCATTGCTATTTCACCAAGGATTACTACTGGGTAGGTGCTAATAATTCCATCAATCTCTCCGATTCCCGCTTATTTGGCTTTGTACCCAAAGATCACATCATCGGCAAAGCTTCGCTCATCTGGTTTTCCAAAAAGACAGGAACCGGATTGTTCAACGGTTATCGTTGGAAAAGGATGTGGAAAACGGTAAGATAA
- a CDS encoding DUF5125 domain-containing protein — protein sequence MRNRFLLGMMALSLIGMTSCKDEIDQFDDHGSSTIVSFVGSEKAYMGDSITFDFEVKSGGVKINQAKVQLYYGEEMVSEAFYSLKADGKYSGKVLAPYQRNTPDGDAKVILRIQNERFSNDSKEMTVAIERPKYQTLKLVAANGKEYTMTPVPGKEYEYKAREAFPADMEASIIAPAYSDGTNNPYLQGNDLFFGMDNGKIALNAPKGIGFETTGYDEDGKYEITFNTLTFEGAPFPKFGIRFDTQNKFMEFDGSGNVFYVETEFKKDDIIKISGIKEEYAELWKNPTWFDLVNGDETLLHFRGRDGKYKLTLDKGMKAIMMEQLENASSSSTQNATAMWVIGNDKIGFPSYAQNNINWNTGKAFNLVPLTDTKYELIMLVGQNVNGVNFKFFGQKGWGLEWKGPGAYSAKEGGNYIKYASDGNFNANDTWPSGKYMVMTVETSTNPNGLWIKALDELPLYEMGE from the coding sequence ATGAGAAATCGATTTTTGCTCGGCATGATGGCACTCAGCCTTATCGGCATGACATCGTGCAAAGATGAGATTGACCAGTTCGATGATCACGGCAGCTCGACTATCGTATCCTTTGTAGGCAGTGAAAAAGCTTACATGGGTGATAGTATCACCTTCGACTTCGAGGTGAAAAGCGGAGGCGTGAAAATCAACCAGGCCAAGGTTCAACTCTACTATGGAGAAGAAATGGTATCCGAAGCCTTCTACAGCCTGAAAGCTGATGGAAAGTACAGCGGAAAAGTACTGGCCCCCTACCAGAGAAACACACCCGACGGAGATGCAAAGGTTATCTTGCGCATCCAAAACGAGCGTTTCAGCAACGACAGCAAAGAAATGACCGTTGCCATCGAACGACCCAAGTACCAAACATTAAAGTTGGTGGCTGCCAATGGCAAAGAATACACCATGACTCCTGTTCCCGGCAAAGAGTATGAATACAAAGCACGTGAAGCTTTCCCGGCCGACATGGAAGCATCTATCATAGCACCGGCCTATTCTGACGGAACAAACAACCCCTACCTGCAAGGCAATGACTTGTTCTTCGGTATGGACAATGGCAAGATAGCCCTCAATGCCCCCAAAGGTATCGGCTTCGAAACCACAGGCTATGATGAAGACGGCAAGTATGAAATCACATTCAACACCCTGACTTTTGAAGGTGCCCCATTCCCGAAATTCGGTATACGCTTCGACACGCAGAACAAGTTTATGGAATTCGACGGATCGGGCAACGTATTCTACGTTGAAACCGAATTCAAGAAGGACGACATCATCAAAATCAGTGGCATCAAAGAAGAGTATGCCGAACTCTGGAAGAACCCTACCTGGTTTGACCTCGTAAATGGAGACGAAACTCTGCTCCACTTCCGCGGAAGAGATGGTAAGTACAAACTCACGCTGGATAAAGGTATGAAAGCAATCATGATGGAACAGTTGGAAAACGCTTCTTCATCAAGCACACAGAATGCCACTGCCATGTGGGTGATTGGTAACGATAAGATAGGATTCCCATCATACGCTCAGAACAACATTAACTGGAACACGGGCAAAGCATTCAACCTGGTTCCGCTCACCGACACCAAGTATGAACTGATAATGCTTGTAGGACAAAACGTAAATGGCGTCAACTTCAAGTTCTTCGGACAGAAAGGATGGGGATTGGAATGGAAAGGCCCCGGAGCATATAGTGCAAAAGAAGGTGGCAACTATATCAAATACGCCAGTGACGGTAACTTCAACGCCAACGATACTTGGCCATCCGGCAAATACATGGTGATGACTGTAGAAACCAGCACCAATCCGAACGGACTCTGGATAAAAGCCTTAGACGAACTCCCCTTATACGAAATGGGCGAATGA
- the lepB gene encoding signal peptidase I produces the protein MRKATRAQWVKFAIVTVLYLAFLIWVKSWLGLIVVPFIFDIYISKKIPWGFWKKSENPAVRSVMSWVDAIVFALVAVYFVNIYVFQNYQIPSSSLEKSLLVGDYLYVSKLSYGPRVPNTPLSMPLAQHTLPLVNTKSYIEWPQWDYKRVPGLGKVKRNDIVVFNFPAGDTVATNFQQTDFYTLAYNEGQRLYPNPVNMDSLTRKQQRTVYDLYYNAGRNLIRSNPKMYGDIVVRPVDRRENYVKRCVGLPGDTLKIKDAQVYIDGKPLENPEEMQLNYFVQTTGPYITEDMFRELGISKDDQTLISNEGLLMEMGLTHRDAQGRLAPAYDLPLTKKMYETLSANKKLVSSIVMEPEIFSGQMYPLNLYTKWDRNNYGPIWIPKKGATIKLTEDNLPIYERPIRAYEGNTLEVKEDGIYINGKKTDEYTFKMDYYWMMGDNRHNSADARSWGFVPEDHVVGKPIVVWLSLDKDRGWFDGKIRWNRIFKWVK, from the coding sequence ATGAGAAAAGCAACTCGCGCCCAATGGGTTAAATTCGCAATCGTCACCGTGCTTTACCTCGCTTTCCTGATATGGGTAAAAAGCTGGTTGGGACTGATTGTCGTACCTTTCATCTTCGACATCTACATCAGCAAGAAAATTCCCTGGGGCTTCTGGAAGAAATCAGAGAATCCGGCTGTACGCAGTGTTATGAGTTGGGTAGATGCTATCGTGTTTGCACTGGTAGCCGTTTATTTCGTCAACATCTATGTATTTCAGAACTATCAGATACCTTCTTCTTCTCTGGAGAAGTCTTTGCTGGTAGGCGATTATCTTTATGTCAGCAAGTTGAGTTATGGTCCGCGTGTGCCAAACACACCACTGTCTATGCCATTAGCGCAACACACTTTGCCGTTAGTGAATACAAAATCATACATCGAGTGGCCCCAGTGGGACTATAAACGTGTTCCGGGTCTCGGTAAAGTGAAACGGAATGATATCGTAGTTTTCAATTTCCCTGCCGGAGACACCGTAGCCACCAACTTCCAGCAAACGGATTTCTACACCCTTGCCTACAACGAAGGACAACGTCTCTATCCGAATCCTGTAAATATGGACAGCTTGACGCGCAAGCAGCAACGCACTGTCTACGATCTGTATTATAATGCCGGAAGAAATCTGATACGTTCCAATCCCAAGATGTACGGTGATATCGTTGTCCGCCCCGTAGACCGTCGGGAAAATTATGTAAAGCGCTGCGTTGGCTTACCCGGAGACACACTGAAAATCAAAGACGCACAGGTATATATCGATGGAAAACCTCTCGAAAACCCTGAAGAAATGCAGCTCAACTACTTCGTACAGACCACAGGACCATACATCACTGAAGATATGTTCCGCGAACTGGGTATCAGCAAGGACGACCAAACATTAATCAGCAACGAAGGTTTATTAATGGAAATGGGCTTGACTCACCGTGATGCACAAGGCCGCCTGGCTCCGGCCTATGACTTACCACTGACTAAGAAAATGTATGAAACCCTGTCTGCCAATAAGAAACTCGTCAGTAGCATCGTTATGGAGCCGGAAATATTCTCCGGTCAAATGTACCCGTTGAATCTTTACACCAAATGGGACCGCAACAACTACGGCCCGATCTGGATACCGAAAAAGGGTGCCACCATCAAGCTGACTGAGGACAATCTGCCCATCTACGAACGCCCTATCAGAGCTTATGAAGGTAATACACTGGAAGTAAAAGAGGACGGCATCTATATTAATGGCAAGAAGACGGACGAATATACCTTCAAAATGGATTACTACTGGATGATGGGCGATAACCGCCACAACTCAGCCGATGCCCGTTCGTGGGGTTTCGTGCCGGAGGACCATGTTGTAGGTAAGCCAATTGTTGTCTGGTTATCCCTCGATAAGGATCGTGGCTGGTTTGATGGAAAAATCCGTTGGAACCGGATATTCAAGTGGGTAAAATGA
- a CDS encoding transcriptional regulator codes for MKRKYLLFYILLLFISIPVSAGWQRPVTNYTRHTYKAGNQNWSIQQHDNGWIYVANNKGLLEFDGVEWNTYPIHNAKTRAVKVGHDGRIYIGGLEQFGYFTPNRLGGLEYICLSDSLSPNVNVGVIWNILLDGDRVYFQSDRRFFYWEEGSVKKIDYSSEIYTSFILRNKLYITSTEGLLMLNGTEFISVLGSLEIGATVKVGGLLPHQDSLLMVTRDNGLFIYDGTVFKKYNTVAEDFCRKNRVFCAALQDSLLALGTIQGGVCLLNLKTNEMEIISTENGLQNKTVLSMLFDKTGNLWLGLDNGIDCIHLKARLASLYGGKPVIGSGYASCSYQGKYYFATNQGLYRSTLPGQLNQRDPIDFVPGTGGQMWSLHQYDDKLFCCSDNGIFIMDGDHMEHLNNPKGVWGIVSVDDRKDVLIAGTYSGLYLLMKRGTSWRVESYIEGFTRSCKDMLMEDSTHILWVGNKENGVCRLTLADDLRKVEKMKDYNNIIFPRGYDACLLRVKDEVTIASHYGLWQYNQSRDTLEACIWLEQLLEGKAAYTYMKIDSLQNIWYVTDGVLKVLHYDADKQEYRRITNEQFLKGALIENFEDVSLYKANKVVAGTEEGFSLITLDSLPVQQMPLTLQIRKVYLTGLRDSLIYGRSYLYDTAPMVIPYSQNSMRIEYSVNNFNKAHTVLYSYQLSVGGEKGTWSEYSENNMKEFTGLHEGKYVFSVKLLTDGSQEPVETSFAFEILPPWYRTWWSYLVYSVVVVLLFYYVYYRISVGRKRLLMQKELELYRQEQKFQKESDLKDQKIDSLQEENLQSELRHKSEELIRTTLNIVRKNEILLDIKKEVLGISHSISEENLVSLRRKTLRLLGQIDTNIEHDDDLQAFQSTFDSVHHDFFKKLEEAYPELNNKEKLLCAYIKMNLLSKEIAPLLNISLRGVEISRYRLRKKLGLEEGANLAEFLQKFSK; via the coding sequence ATGAAACGAAAATACCTTCTCTTTTATATTCTTCTTCTTTTTATATCTATTCCTGTAAGTGCCGGATGGCAACGTCCGGTGACGAACTATACCCGGCATACTTATAAAGCTGGTAATCAGAATTGGAGTATTCAGCAGCATGATAATGGTTGGATATATGTAGCTAACAACAAAGGCTTGTTGGAATTTGACGGTGTGGAGTGGAATACATATCCCATTCATAATGCCAAAACACGTGCAGTGAAAGTGGGACATGACGGGCGAATTTATATCGGTGGATTGGAGCAATTTGGCTATTTTACTCCAAATCGTCTTGGTGGGTTGGAGTATATTTGCCTTTCTGATAGTTTATCTCCCAATGTGAATGTCGGAGTCATCTGGAATATTTTATTAGACGGAGACCGGGTGTATTTTCAATCGGACCGTCGTTTCTTTTATTGGGAAGAGGGGAGTGTGAAAAAAATAGATTATTCTTCAGAGATTTATACTTCGTTCATCTTGCGTAATAAACTGTATATCACTTCTACTGAAGGATTGTTGATGTTGAATGGAACAGAATTTATATCTGTTCTTGGATCTTTGGAGATAGGAGCGACTGTCAAAGTCGGTGGATTGTTACCTCATCAGGACAGTTTGTTAATGGTAACCCGGGATAACGGATTGTTTATTTACGATGGCACTGTTTTTAAGAAATATAATACCGTAGCAGAGGATTTTTGCCGTAAAAATAGAGTTTTCTGTGCTGCATTGCAAGATTCGTTGTTGGCGTTGGGTACTATTCAGGGTGGAGTTTGTCTTTTAAATCTGAAGACGAATGAAATGGAAATCATATCTACGGAAAATGGTTTGCAGAACAAAACTGTGTTGAGTATGCTGTTTGATAAGACGGGCAACCTATGGCTGGGGCTGGATAATGGGATTGACTGCATTCACCTGAAAGCAAGGCTTGCTTCACTCTATGGAGGTAAACCTGTGATCGGTTCGGGATATGCGTCTTGCAGTTATCAGGGTAAATATTATTTCGCAACGAATCAGGGGTTGTATCGCTCTACTCTTCCGGGGCAGTTAAACCAGAGAGATCCCATAGATTTCGTACCAGGTACAGGAGGTCAGATGTGGTCACTTCACCAATATGACGATAAGTTGTTCTGCTGTTCGGATAATGGTATCTTTATTATGGATGGAGATCATATGGAACATCTCAACAATCCCAAAGGAGTATGGGGAATTGTATCGGTGGATGACCGTAAGGATGTGTTGATTGCAGGCACTTACAGTGGACTGTATTTGCTCATGAAGAGAGGGACGAGTTGGAGGGTAGAAAGCTATATAGAGGGGTTTACCCGTTCGTGCAAAGATATGTTGATGGAAGATTCGACTCATATATTGTGGGTTGGAAATAAAGAAAATGGGGTTTGTCGTTTGACTTTGGCAGATGATTTACGAAAGGTGGAAAAGATGAAAGACTATAATAACATCATCTTTCCACGTGGATATGATGCTTGTTTGTTGCGGGTGAAAGATGAAGTTACTATAGCTTCACATTATGGTCTGTGGCAGTATAATCAGAGTCGTGATACGCTGGAAGCGTGTATTTGGCTGGAACAGTTATTAGAAGGAAAGGCTGCGTATACCTATATGAAGATAGACTCATTGCAAAATATCTGGTATGTAACAGATGGCGTATTGAAAGTATTGCATTATGATGCTGATAAGCAGGAGTATCGCCGGATAACTAATGAGCAGTTCTTGAAAGGGGCATTGATAGAAAACTTTGAAGATGTAAGTCTTTATAAGGCCAACAAGGTAGTGGCAGGAACAGAGGAAGGCTTTTCACTGATCACACTGGACAGCCTGCCGGTGCAACAAATGCCGTTGACATTGCAAATCAGGAAAGTCTACTTGACGGGATTGCGTGATTCGCTTATTTATGGCCGCAGTTATTTGTATGATACAGCGCCGATGGTGATTCCTTATTCTCAAAATTCAATGCGAATAGAATATAGTGTAAACAACTTCAATAAGGCGCACACAGTGCTATATTCTTATCAGTTAAGTGTAGGTGGTGAGAAAGGAACCTGGAGTGAATACAGTGAGAATAATATGAAAGAGTTTACAGGACTGCATGAAGGAAAGTATGTATTCAGTGTGAAATTGCTTACTGACGGCAGTCAGGAACCGGTGGAAACCTCGTTTGCTTTTGAAATATTGCCGCCGTGGTATCGCACATGGTGGAGTTATCTGGTTTATTCGGTAGTGGTAGTGTTGCTGTTTTATTATGTGTATTATCGTATCTCAGTAGGGCGTAAGCGCTTGTTAATGCAAAAAGAACTGGAACTCTATCGACAGGAACAAAAATTCCAAAAAGAAAGTGATCTGAAGGATCAGAAGATAGATTCGTTGCAGGAAGAAAACTTACAGTCGGAATTGCGTCATAAATCGGAGGAACTGATTCGTACTACTTTGAACATCGTACGTAAGAATGAAATCTTATTGGATATAAAAAAGGAAGTACTGGGCATTTCCCATTCCATCAGCGAAGAGAATCTGGTTTCTCTTCGTCGAAAAACACTTCGTCTGTTGGGACAGATTGATACGAACATCGAGCATGATGACGATTTACAGGCATTCCAAAGCACCTTTGATTCGGTACATCATGATTTCTTCAAAAAATTGGAAGAAGCATATCCGGAACTGAACAACAAGGAAAAGTTACTTTGTGCTTATATCAAGATGAATTTGCTTTCTAAAGAGATTGCTCCGTTGTTGAATATTTCTTTGCGCGGGGTAGAAATAAGCCGTTATCGCTTGCGTAAGAAGCTGGGACTGGAAGAAGGAGCGAATCTTGCGGAATTTTTGCAGAAATTCTCAAAATGA
- a CDS encoding WbqC family protein yields MKTIYLSSAYLAPVEYYAKLVAYDKVFIEQHDHYVKQTYRNRCTIAAPDGELALSIPTVKPGTPKCPLKDIRISDHGNWRHLHWNALSSAYNHTPFFEYYRDDFQPFYEKKYEFLVDFNEELCHLVCSLIDIQPDMERTTSFQSSFTPDEDDFRERIHPKKDYKEEDPDFIVQPYYQVFQERLGFLPNLSIIDLLFNMGPESLLVLQKSF; encoded by the coding sequence ATGAAAACTATATATCTCTCTTCCGCCTATCTGGCACCTGTAGAATATTACGCCAAGTTGGTGGCATACGATAAAGTCTTTATCGAACAGCACGATCACTACGTGAAGCAAACCTACCGCAACCGTTGCACCATTGCAGCGCCCGATGGCGAGTTGGCTCTCTCCATCCCTACCGTCAAACCCGGTACTCCAAAATGTCCCTTAAAAGATATCCGCATTTCCGATCACGGCAATTGGCGTCATCTACACTGGAATGCTTTATCATCGGCTTATAACCATACTCCTTTTTTTGAATATTACAGGGATGATTTCCAACCTTTCTACGAGAAGAAATATGAGTTTTTAGTCGATTTCAACGAGGAACTGTGTCATCTGGTCTGCTCACTGATAGACATACAGCCGGACATGGAACGTACTACTTCATTCCAAAGCAGTTTTACACCCGATGAGGATGATTTCCGCGAGCGTATCCATCCCAAAAAGGATTACAAAGAGGAAGATCCGGACTTCATAGTCCAGCCTTATTATCAGGTTTTTCAGGAACGTCTCGGCTTCCTGCCGAATCTGAGTATCATCGATCTTCTTTTCAACATGGGACCTGAGAGCTTACTTGTATTGCAGAAGTCATTTTGA
- the dapB gene encoding 4-hydroxy-tetrahydrodipicolinate reductase: MKIALIGYGKMGKEIEKIALSRGHEIVSIIDVDNQEDFKSDAFKSADVAIEFTNPMAAYSNYIKTFEAGVKLVSGSTGWMDEHGEEIKKLCTQGGKTLFWASNFSLGVSIFSAVNKYLAKIMNRFPTYDVTMSETHHIHKLDAPSGTAITLAEEILENLDRKERWVKGTMQAPDGNVSGSAECAADEIPVSSIREGEVPGIHVIRYESEADSIILTHDAKNRKGFALGAVLAAEYTADKQGYLGMSDLFPFLK; encoded by the coding sequence ATGAAAATAGCATTAATCGGTTACGGTAAAATGGGTAAGGAAATCGAAAAGATTGCCCTCAGTCGCGGACACGAGATTGTCAGCATCATCGATGTAGATAACCAGGAGGATTTTAAATCGGACGCTTTCAAGAGTGCTGATGTTGCCATAGAATTCACAAATCCGATGGCAGCCTACTCCAATTATATAAAAACCTTCGAAGCCGGAGTGAAGTTGGTTTCCGGTAGTACGGGTTGGATGGACGAACATGGTGAGGAAATCAAAAAACTTTGTACCCAAGGAGGTAAAACGCTGTTCTGGGCGTCTAATTTCAGTCTGGGCGTCAGCATCTTCTCTGCCGTGAATAAATATCTGGCAAAGATTATGAACCGATTTCCTACCTACGACGTGACGATGAGTGAGACACACCATATTCATAAACTGGACGCACCAAGCGGTACAGCCATCACGCTTGCCGAAGAAATACTGGAAAATCTCGACCGTAAAGAACGCTGGGTGAAAGGAACCATGCAGGCACCGGATGGAAATGTTTCCGGCTCTGCCGAATGTGCAGCAGATGAAATTCCTGTCAGTTCCATCCGCGAAGGTGAAGTACCGGGCATTCATGTGATCCGTTACGAGTCGGAAGCAGACAGCATCATCCTGACACACGATGCCAAGAATCGAAAAGGTTTTGCACTGGGTGCCGTTCTTGCTGCCGAATATACCGCCGACAAGCAAGGATATCTGGGAATGAGCGACTTGTTCCCGTTCCTGAAATAA